One genomic region from Leptolyngbyaceae cyanobacterium JSC-12 encodes:
- a CDS encoding hypothetical protein (IMG reference gene:2510097704) — protein sequence MCDRMHRALLAGWWNSTIDIDIIQILNRQELLERS from the coding sequence ATGTGCGATCGCATGCATCGTGCTTTATTGGCTGGATGGTGGAATTCTACTATCGATATTGATATCATTCAGATTCTGAACCGGCAGGAACTATTGGAGCGTTCTTAA
- a CDS encoding hypothetical protein (IMG reference gene:2510097705~PFAM: ATP-dependent Clp protease adaptor protein ClpS) — MIWFISLMGLLLLICLVNAIKFEWDHSEPDPLAQSRQTWRQRRDRAQRILAQGGPQTLAEYLEIFPDACPRCGGRNLYESLALRRSFLTPLLRNRRPKRSWVCTRCGHNNLSQKPVEPLQNLRWVTSPYLSAEATQSIPECPWEHPSVVPVYLHNDNATTMEFVVEVLEQVFELPKNLAIQCMIHTHQLGRHFVIALPLTEAQEKVAIAHQRSKVKKYPLRFTVESEWR; from the coding sequence ATGATCTGGTTTATCAGTTTAATGGGGCTGTTGCTGCTGATTTGTCTAGTGAATGCCATCAAATTTGAGTGGGATCATTCGGAACCTGACCCCTTGGCTCAATCCAGACAGACTTGGAGGCAGCGACGCGATCGCGCCCAGCGCATTCTGGCTCAAGGTGGTCCCCAAACCCTGGCGGAATATCTGGAAATTTTTCCCGATGCCTGCCCTCGCTGCGGCGGACGCAACCTCTACGAAAGCCTTGCCCTGCGACGGTCGTTCCTCACCCCACTGCTCAGAAACCGAAGGCCAAAGCGCTCCTGGGTTTGTACCCGCTGTGGGCATAACAACCTGTCCCAAAAACCCGTGGAACCGCTGCAAAACCTCCGTTGGGTTACTTCTCCATATCTGTCGGCAGAAGCAACCCAATCCATCCCAGAGTGCCCCTGGGAGCATCCCTCGGTGGTTCCAGTTTATCTGCACAATGACAACGCGACGACGATGGAATTTGTGGTGGAAGTGCTGGAGCAAGTATTTGAACTACCGAAGAATCTGGCGATTCAATGCATGATTCATACCCACCAACTAGGGCGACATTTTGTCATCGCCCTGCCCTTGACGGAAGCTCAGGAGAAAGTTGCGATCGCTCATCAGCGCAGCAAAGTAAAAAAATACCCCCTACGGTTCACGGTTGAAAGTGAGTGGAGGTAA
- a CDS encoding DNA modification methylase (IMG reference gene:2510097706~PFAM: DNA methylase) has protein sequence MAQASCKQLGLFEKRKITGQSEVDSQPYYTQTYGAVYLGDSLELIKNLKDSSVNLILTSPPFALTRKKEYGNESAETYVDWFLPFAYEFKRVLTEDGSFVVDLGGAYLPGNPVRSIYQYELLVRLCKEVGFFLAQEFYHYNPARLPTPAEWVTVRRIRVKDSVNTVWWLSKTENPKADNRKVLKPYSESMKQLLKNGYKAKLRPSGHDISTKFKKDNSGAIPPNLIEAANTESNSSYLRKCKESGMKPHPARFPASFAEFFINFLTDENDLVLDPFAGSNTTGFVAENLQRRWMAFELNEEYLIGSQYRFEE, from the coding sequence ATGGCTCAAGCAAGCTGTAAGCAATTAGGGTTATTTGAAAAGAGGAAAATAACCGGGCAATCAGAAGTCGATAGTCAGCCTTATTACACTCAGACTTACGGAGCAGTGTACTTAGGAGATAGCCTTGAGCTTATAAAAAACCTTAAAGATAGCAGTGTCAACCTAATTTTGACATCCCCCCCATTTGCACTTACCCGCAAGAAGGAATATGGAAATGAAAGTGCAGAAACTTACGTGGATTGGTTTCTTCCGTTTGCATATGAGTTTAAGAGGGTGCTTACTGAAGATGGATCATTTGTAGTTGATTTAGGGGGGGCTTATCTTCCTGGTAATCCAGTTCGTAGCATCTATCAATATGAACTGCTAGTTAGGCTTTGTAAGGAAGTTGGTTTTTTCTTGGCTCAAGAGTTTTATCACTACAATCCTGCTAGGCTTCCCACACCTGCGGAATGGGTTACTGTTAGGCGTATTCGAGTAAAAGATTCTGTCAATACTGTTTGGTGGTTATCAAAAACCGAAAATCCAAAAGCTGATAACAGGAAGGTTTTGAAGCCCTATAGTGAAAGCATGAAACAGCTTTTGAAGAATGGCTATAAAGCTAAATTACGTCCCAGTGGTCACGATATTTCTACCAAGTTTAAAAAAGATAACTCAGGAGCGATTCCACCTAATCTTATTGAAGCAGCAAACACGGAATCGAATAGTTCTTATCTGCGGAAATGCAAAGAATCAGGAATGAAACCTCATCCAGCACGCTTCCCTGCATCTTTTGCCGAGTTCTTCATTAATTTCCTGACTGATGAAAATGATCTTGTACTAGACCCCTTTGCCGGTTCAAACACAACAGGATTTGTTGCAGAAAATTTACAAAGACGATGGATGGCTTTTGAGTTGAATGAGGAATACTTGATCGGAAGCCAATATCGTTTTGAGGAGTGA
- a CDS encoding hypothetical protein (IMG reference gene:2510097707~PFAM: HNH endonuclease): MPRLTKDDLLSVITRSISECGWSILYLESPVTHPFRLQIYKNDESYRLRIYIWNLTHGGGSARPRSEYRIQITGLPTSYFEPEIGGKTLILGWWDEVGVFAGFDYNKHSGMLGSSPSIQIREQYLRNAHINGFSACDKGNEEIAIAFKPSFFIEYVRDLESLHGFGESEYDLGVLETVAENPYAVNDAVIESTSWNRQTVIQTVKKRLRDSSFQDRVLTAYSYRCAMCGVQLDLVQAAHIVPVSHENGTDRTSNGMALCALHHYAYDRGLVFVDEDYSIELNERKIRKLRAISRDEGLEKFTEALRALILLPPATSDRPHRDYLIVANSLRLAA, encoded by the coding sequence GTGCCTAGACTTACTAAGGATGATCTTCTCAGTGTTATCACACGCTCTATTTCAGAGTGTGGCTGGAGTATTCTTTATTTAGAAAGTCCGGTTACTCATCCTTTCAGGCTACAAATTTACAAGAATGATGAAAGCTATCGACTTCGCATTTATATTTGGAATTTGACTCATGGAGGAGGATCGGCGAGACCTAGAAGCGAATACCGAATTCAAATCACAGGCTTACCTACTAGCTACTTTGAGCCTGAAATCGGGGGGAAAACTCTAATTCTTGGTTGGTGGGATGAAGTTGGAGTTTTTGCAGGTTTTGACTATAACAAGCATTCTGGAATGCTTGGATCTTCACCCTCAATCCAGATCCGTGAACAATACCTTCGCAATGCCCACATTAATGGATTTTCTGCTTGTGACAAAGGAAATGAAGAAATAGCAATTGCATTTAAGCCTAGCTTCTTTATTGAATATGTCAGAGATTTAGAGTCTCTACACGGTTTTGGAGAATCTGAATATGACCTCGGTGTTCTTGAAACTGTAGCTGAGAACCCTTATGCAGTAAATGATGCAGTAATTGAATCAACTAGTTGGAATCGTCAAACAGTAATTCAGACTGTCAAGAAAAGATTAAGAGATTCCAGTTTCCAAGACCGAGTTTTGACTGCCTATAGTTACCGATGTGCCATGTGCGGCGTGCAGCTTGATTTAGTACAAGCAGCCCATATTGTACCAGTAAGCCATGAGAACGGAACTGATCGCACTTCTAATGGGATGGCGTTATGTGCATTGCATCACTACGCTTATGATCGCGGTCTTGTATTTGTGGATGAGGACTACTCAATTGAGCTAAATGAAAGGAAGATCAGAAAACTTCGCGCAATATCACGGGATGAAGGGTTAGAAAAATTTACTGAGGCTCTAAGAGCTTTAATTCTTCTTCCTCCAGCCACATCCGATCGTCCCCATAGGGATTATTTGATTGTTGCCAATTCCTTACGTCTTGCAGCCTGA
- a CDS encoding hypothetical protein (IMG reference gene:2510097708), whose protein sequence is MNPEPPEYPILLARSVEELRFKTQAQDSLWQMGQCDWQVDQAQGTILFTNPRGQIITAPVQIIGTYNTLDGTWLWGWDHPSVAPVLQNHARTLRTYGEAQGVERLTTRKLHCSEQEAWELTALACGLCHAEGAYRGPAGTTLVFMTFGKTTISPGS, encoded by the coding sequence ATGAATCCTGAACCACCGGAATACCCCATCCTGCTGGCCCGCAGCGTGGAAGAACTCCGTTTCAAAACTCAAGCCCAGGATAGCCTCTGGCAGATGGGACAGTGTGATTGGCAGGTCGATCAAGCCCAGGGCACCATCCTGTTCACCAACCCCAGAGGACAGATCATCACCGCCCCGGTACAAATCATTGGTACCTACAACACCCTGGATGGCACTTGGCTCTGGGGGTGGGATCATCCCTCCGTGGCACCCGTTCTCCAGAACCATGCCCGCACCCTGCGAACCTATGGGGAAGCCCAGGGAGTAGAACGACTCACCACCCGCAAACTGCACTGTTCGGAACAGGAAGCCTGGGAACTCACCGCCCTTGCCTGCGGTCTCTGCCACGCCGAGGGAGCCTATCGTGGCCCTGCGGGCACCACCCTAGTGTTCATGACCTTTGGCAAAACCACCATCAGTCCGGGGAGTTGA